From the genome of Nasonia vitripennis strain AsymCx chromosome 1, Nvit_psr_1.1, whole genome shotgun sequence, one region includes:
- the Or43 gene encoding odorant receptor 43 codes for MKCFDSYDKSNFKTDPQHAINFFKKLGRFWTIWPVSANASRFTKVYHECSLWFIIINLFFASLTLWMSVCVYHKYPILMAKNLSQLMIISDSFTHLVLYRINRSELQVLVQEVFDFMKNSKQNEKYIMRKHYNRFLGHYTILIVLYVIASLAFFCGAFILGKKFPMDASYPFSTDSILVSSIIFTHQTFSIVQNSVLIMIDLLVITLFWYAGARIKILGYKFKIVDSNEKLKNCIKEHQKIIQYVASIVKAVRFILYKTISIVAIIIISAGLQLLYYDAKVVISQFSLIIIVACFRIITYSSTIEEMNQLNEDLRWTVYKSSWFCITSEMKQCLQIFIHRCQIPLVTIDGQLLNIMSLAFFAKLIYSTVSHLTTLRAIIERS; via the exons ATGAAGTGTTTTGATTCGTATGATAAGTCTAATTTTAAGACTGATCCACAACAcgctattaatttttttaaaaaattaggaAGATTTTGGACGATTTGGCCAGTAAGTGCAAACGCTAGCCGTTTCACAAAAGTTTATCACGAATGTTCGTTGTGGTTCATAATCATCAATTTATTCTTTGCGTCTTTAACGTTATGGATGTCAGTATGCGTTTATCACAAGTATCCCATCTTGATGGCCAAAAATTTATCTCAACTTATGATTATCAGCGATTCATTTACACACTTGGTGCTTTACAGAATCAATCGATCAGAATTACAG GTTTTAGTACAAGAAGTTTTTGACTTTATGAAAAACAGTAAacagaatgaaaaatatatcatgCGTAAGCATTATAATCGCTTTCTTGGACACTACACAATTCTGATTGTATTATATGTAATCGCTTCACTGGCATTTTTTTGTGGTGCATTTATCTTAGGGAAAAAATTTCCTATGGACGCCAGTTACCCATTCTCAACAGATTCTATATTAGTATCCAGCATAATTTTTACTCATCAAACATTTAGTATTGTCCAAAACTCTGTTTTGATAATGATAGATTTACTTGTTATAACGCTCTTCTGGTATGCAGGAgcaagaattaaaatattaggaTATAAGTTCAAAATAGTGGATAGCAACGAGAAGctgaaaaattgtattaaagaACATCAAAAAATCATTCA ATATGTGGCATCTATAGTCAAAGCAGTACGTTTTATTCTGTACAAAACGATATCGATCGTTGCAATCATTATTATTTCGGCTGGTCTTCAGCTACTATAT TATGATGCCAAAGTAGTGATATCACAATTTTCCTTAATTATAATCGTCGCTTGCTTTAGAATAATCACGTACTCTTCTACGATTGAAGAAATGAATCAACtg AATGAAGATTTACGATGGACAGTCTATAAATCAAGTTGGTTCTGTATCACGTCGGAAATGAAGCAATGTTTACAAATCTTCATACATCGCTGTCAAATACCATTAGTAACTATTGACGGTCAACTGCTAAATATAATGTCATTAGCATTTTTTGCTAAG TTAATTTACAGTACCGTTTCACATCTTACAACTCTTAGAGCAATAATTGAACGATCATAA
- the LOC100114559 gene encoding probable cytochrome P450 12a5, mitochondrial isoform X1, which translates to MLQLLTRKSSNLLRLQKIKILISKYKNCKFSTKPSSAAAVVEKQDGIKMNEENVMSLPISLLNQRVSTSEASGNASSILSQLNSLPEDAVQRPLDFPVLRNVSELDDSPLPFEEVPGPVILKLWEKYWKYVPLFGTQLIRSVLINRLTEGRLQWNRNITPIRYLFDEYGPVVKLKGPFAGDIVLIHRPEHIQKVFNEENDDATRSAIDILQHYRLNYRKYRFAGPYSAQETQGLEWLKIKKTLEMPIKKQINNQFAKLEITCDELLQRIRLMKNRQDEVSGNFNQELLRWGMESFWIILLNKKLGYLESTGYSETSEASRLIDALSTAHLYMSRCETGFQVWRFMETPFSKKLFNSCDVIDETIGKYIRIIQSSRLHESPSKYNKNENICSSIIENLLVDHSLNPDEVSTLLMDMIILGVQAAVNSQAFLLYFLAKNPRVQKRLFNEIISKTKDYPILNKETLEKMPYLDACIKECLRIRPPFPYLTRLLPKDIILHGYKIPKGTYLIMANQITFMREENFEDPEKFKPERWLKNDDSFSVYSYLPFGKGLRSCMGENIAKLEIMLLTAKIIRNFRVEYEYSEICSRFLMMNVPNRPLRFRFVERD; encoded by the exons atgctGCAATTACTGACGAGGAAATCGAGCAACTTGCTTCGACTTCAGAAGATCAAGATTCTgatttcaaaatataagaactgcaaattttcaacaaaaccTAGCAGCGCTGCGGCCGTAGTTGAAAAGCAGGATGGTATTAAAATGAACGAAGAAAATGTTATGA GTCTACCGATATCGCTGTTAAATCAGCGTGTTTCAACTTCTGAAGCAAGCGGGAATGCATCGTCCATACTATCGCAACTGAACTCGCTTCCAGAAGATGCTGTCCAGCGTCCTCTTGATTTTCCGGTACTTAGAAATGTTTCGGAACTTGACGATAGCCCGTTACCGTTTGAAGAGGTGCCTGGCCCAGTCATTCTCAAGCTATGGGAAAAGTATTGGAAATACGTGCCGCTATTTGGTACGCAACTGATTCGCAGTGTACTGATCAACAGGCTCACCGAGG GACGTTTACAATGGAATCGAAACATAACTCCGATAAGGTATTTGTTTGATGAATACGGGCCAGTAGTTAAACTAAAAGGGCCATTTGCAGGTGATATTGTTTTAATTCACAG ACCTGAGCACATTCAAAAGGTTTTTAATGAAGAAAATGATGATGCAACTAGGAGTGCGATTGACATACTTCAGCACTATCGGCTCAATTACAGAAAATATCGATTTGCTGGTCCCTATTCCGC ACAAGAAACACAAGGTCTAGAATGGTTGAAAATTAAGAAAACCTTGGAAATgccaataaaaaaacaaattaataacCAATTTGCCAAACTTGAAATCACGTGCGATGAATTACTTCAAAGAATCCGACTGATGAAAAATCGCCAGGATGAg GTCTCGGGCAATTTTAACCAAGAACTATTGCGTTGGGGCATGGAATCCTTCTGGattatattattgaataaaaagtTAGGTTACCTCGAATCAACAGGCTACAGTGAAACATCAGAAGCTTCTCGACTTATAGATGCTCTCTCTACAGCTCATCTTTATATGAGTCGATGTGAAACTGGATTTCAAGTCTGGCGATTCATGGAAACGCCCTTTAGCAAGAAATTGTTCAATTCATGCGATGTCATTGACGA AACAATTGGAAAGTATATTCGAATAATCCAAAGCAGTAGGCTTCATGAGTCTCCTTcgaaatataacaaaaatgaGAACATTTGTTCGTCTATTATCGAGAATCTTCTTGTAGACCATTCTTTGAATCCCGACGAAGTGTCAACATTGTTAATGGACATGATTATTCTAGGAGTCCAAGCT GCAGTAAATAGCCAAGCTTTTTTGCTGTATTTCCTGGCAAAAAACCCAcgagtgcagaaaagattattcaATGAAATAATTTCCAAGACTAAGGACTACCCTATTCTGAATAAAGAAACATTAGAAAAAATGCCTTATTTAGATGCGTGCATTAAAGAATGTTTAAG GATACGTCCACCATTTCCATATCTGACGAGGTTGTTACCAAAAGACATTATCTTGCATGGTTACAAAATTCCAAAAGGC ACGTACCTTATTATGGCTAATCAAATTACTTTCATGCGTGaggaaaattttgaagatccagaaaaatttaaaccaGAGAGATGGCTTAAAAATGATGACTCTTTCTCTGTCTACAGTTATTTACCTTTTGGAAAAGGTCTTAGATCATGTATGGGCGAAAATATAGCTAAGTTAGAGATTATGCTGCTTACTGCAAAG attATTCGAAACTTCAGAGTAGAGTATGAGTATTCAGAAATATGCAGCCGTTTTCTAATGATGAATGTGCCTAATAGACCACTTCGCTTCCGTTTTGTTGAAAGAGACTAA
- the LOC100114559 gene encoding probable cytochrome P450 12a5, mitochondrial isoform X2 codes for MLQLLTRKSSNLLRLQKIKILISKYKNCKFSTKPSSAAAVVEKQDGIKMNEENVMSLPISLLNQRVSTSEASGNASSILSQLNSLPEDAVQRPLDFPVLRNVSELDDSPLPFEEVPGPVILKLWEKYWKYVPLFGRLQWNRNITPIRYLFDEYGPVVKLKGPFAGDIVLIHRPEHIQKVFNEENDDATRSAIDILQHYRLNYRKYRFAGPYSAQETQGLEWLKIKKTLEMPIKKQINNQFAKLEITCDELLQRIRLMKNRQDEVSGNFNQELLRWGMESFWIILLNKKLGYLESTGYSETSEASRLIDALSTAHLYMSRCETGFQVWRFMETPFSKKLFNSCDVIDETIGKYIRIIQSSRLHESPSKYNKNENICSSIIENLLVDHSLNPDEVSTLLMDMIILGVQAAVNSQAFLLYFLAKNPRVQKRLFNEIISKTKDYPILNKETLEKMPYLDACIKECLRIRPPFPYLTRLLPKDIILHGYKIPKGTYLIMANQITFMREENFEDPEKFKPERWLKNDDSFSVYSYLPFGKGLRSCMGENIAKLEIMLLTAKIIRNFRVEYEYSEICSRFLMMNVPNRPLRFRFVERD; via the exons atgctGCAATTACTGACGAGGAAATCGAGCAACTTGCTTCGACTTCAGAAGATCAAGATTCTgatttcaaaatataagaactgcaaattttcaacaaaaccTAGCAGCGCTGCGGCCGTAGTTGAAAAGCAGGATGGTATTAAAATGAACGAAGAAAATGTTATGA GTCTACCGATATCGCTGTTAAATCAGCGTGTTTCAACTTCTGAAGCAAGCGGGAATGCATCGTCCATACTATCGCAACTGAACTCGCTTCCAGAAGATGCTGTCCAGCGTCCTCTTGATTTTCCGGTACTTAGAAATGTTTCGGAACTTGACGATAGCCCGTTACCGTTTGAAGAGGTGCCTGGCCCAGTCATTCTCAAGCTATGGGAAAAGTATTGGAAATACGTGCCGCTATTTG GACGTTTACAATGGAATCGAAACATAACTCCGATAAGGTATTTGTTTGATGAATACGGGCCAGTAGTTAAACTAAAAGGGCCATTTGCAGGTGATATTGTTTTAATTCACAG ACCTGAGCACATTCAAAAGGTTTTTAATGAAGAAAATGATGATGCAACTAGGAGTGCGATTGACATACTTCAGCACTATCGGCTCAATTACAGAAAATATCGATTTGCTGGTCCCTATTCCGC ACAAGAAACACAAGGTCTAGAATGGTTGAAAATTAAGAAAACCTTGGAAATgccaataaaaaaacaaattaataacCAATTTGCCAAACTTGAAATCACGTGCGATGAATTACTTCAAAGAATCCGACTGATGAAAAATCGCCAGGATGAg GTCTCGGGCAATTTTAACCAAGAACTATTGCGTTGGGGCATGGAATCCTTCTGGattatattattgaataaaaagtTAGGTTACCTCGAATCAACAGGCTACAGTGAAACATCAGAAGCTTCTCGACTTATAGATGCTCTCTCTACAGCTCATCTTTATATGAGTCGATGTGAAACTGGATTTCAAGTCTGGCGATTCATGGAAACGCCCTTTAGCAAGAAATTGTTCAATTCATGCGATGTCATTGACGA AACAATTGGAAAGTATATTCGAATAATCCAAAGCAGTAGGCTTCATGAGTCTCCTTcgaaatataacaaaaatgaGAACATTTGTTCGTCTATTATCGAGAATCTTCTTGTAGACCATTCTTTGAATCCCGACGAAGTGTCAACATTGTTAATGGACATGATTATTCTAGGAGTCCAAGCT GCAGTAAATAGCCAAGCTTTTTTGCTGTATTTCCTGGCAAAAAACCCAcgagtgcagaaaagattattcaATGAAATAATTTCCAAGACTAAGGACTACCCTATTCTGAATAAAGAAACATTAGAAAAAATGCCTTATTTAGATGCGTGCATTAAAGAATGTTTAAG GATACGTCCACCATTTCCATATCTGACGAGGTTGTTACCAAAAGACATTATCTTGCATGGTTACAAAATTCCAAAAGGC ACGTACCTTATTATGGCTAATCAAATTACTTTCATGCGTGaggaaaattttgaagatccagaaaaatttaaaccaGAGAGATGGCTTAAAAATGATGACTCTTTCTCTGTCTACAGTTATTTACCTTTTGGAAAAGGTCTTAGATCATGTATGGGCGAAAATATAGCTAAGTTAGAGATTATGCTGCTTACTGCAAAG attATTCGAAACTTCAGAGTAGAGTATGAGTATTCAGAAATATGCAGCCGTTTTCTAATGATGAATGTGCCTAATAGACCACTTCGCTTCCGTTTTGTTGAAAGAGACTAA
- the LOC103316423 gene encoding H2.0-like homeobox protein isoform X1, which yields MLFRLFKTIFCGSKMTTNCGVKYLSFGMEKILSIGCSSKNSEKSSIHNISTCSVSYLDHGNYGSCDLFANYSNIPYIQHPDTHPVTAFTNRFENLFGNSNTIIRPSPVRPVLKESITTSASPPNQFGNTNCRRRSWSRAVFSSLQRKGLERRFAIQKYITKPDRRQLAATLGLTDAQVKVWFQNRRMKWRHMKETEKVAKISKDCPFNKTNSNSSFLITMHKDKAIRTSGDEDIYVESDVL from the exons ATGTTATTCAGACTATTTAAAACGATCTTTTGTGGCTCaaaaatgacaacgaattgcGGTGTTAAATATCTAAGTTTTGGCatggaaaaaatattgtcTATAGGATGTTCTTCTAAAAATTCAG aaaaatcaAGCATACATAACATTTCGACGTGTTCTGTATCATATTTGGATCATGGAAATTATGGATCATGCGATTTGTTTGcgaattattcaaatattccCTATATTCAACATCCTGATACACATCCAGTTACTGCATTTACAAATCGTTTTGAAAATCTGTTTGGAAATTCTAATACTATCATCAGGCCTTCACCCGTGCGACCTGTTCTTAAAG AATCTATAACAACATCGGCTAGTCCTCCTAATCAGTTCGGAAACACCAACTGCAGACGAAGATCGTGGTCAAGAGCAGTTTTTAGTTCGCTGCAACGGAAAGGCTTGGAAAGACGATTTGCtatacaaaaatacattacaaAGCCGGACAGGCGACAGTTAGCGGCAACGCTGGGCTTAACAGATGCACAg gtAAAAGTGTGGTTTCAGAATCGTCGTATGAAATGGCGACATATGAAGGAAACAGAAAAAGTTGcaaaaatatcaaaagattGTCCCTTTAataaaaccaattcgaatagttcatttttaattacaatgCACAAAGATAAAGCAATAAGAACTTCCGGTGATGAAGATATATACGTAGAATCAGATGTTCTGTAA
- the LOC103316423 gene encoding H2.0-like homeobox protein isoform X2, with amino-acid sequence MTTNCGVKYLSFGMEKILSIGCSSKNSEKSSIHNISTCSVSYLDHGNYGSCDLFANYSNIPYIQHPDTHPVTAFTNRFENLFGNSNTIIRPSPVRPVLKESITTSASPPNQFGNTNCRRRSWSRAVFSSLQRKGLERRFAIQKYITKPDRRQLAATLGLTDAQVKVWFQNRRMKWRHMKETEKVAKISKDCPFNKTNSNSSFLITMHKDKAIRTSGDEDIYVESDVL; translated from the exons atgacaacgaattgcGGTGTTAAATATCTAAGTTTTGGCatggaaaaaatattgtcTATAGGATGTTCTTCTAAAAATTCAG aaaaatcaAGCATACATAACATTTCGACGTGTTCTGTATCATATTTGGATCATGGAAATTATGGATCATGCGATTTGTTTGcgaattattcaaatattccCTATATTCAACATCCTGATACACATCCAGTTACTGCATTTACAAATCGTTTTGAAAATCTGTTTGGAAATTCTAATACTATCATCAGGCCTTCACCCGTGCGACCTGTTCTTAAAG AATCTATAACAACATCGGCTAGTCCTCCTAATCAGTTCGGAAACACCAACTGCAGACGAAGATCGTGGTCAAGAGCAGTTTTTAGTTCGCTGCAACGGAAAGGCTTGGAAAGACGATTTGCtatacaaaaatacattacaaAGCCGGACAGGCGACAGTTAGCGGCAACGCTGGGCTTAACAGATGCACAg gtAAAAGTGTGGTTTCAGAATCGTCGTATGAAATGGCGACATATGAAGGAAACAGAAAAAGTTGcaaaaatatcaaaagattGTCCCTTTAataaaaccaattcgaatagttcatttttaattacaatgCACAAAGATAAAGCAATAAGAACTTCCGGTGATGAAGATATATACGTAGAATCAGATGTTCTGTAA
- the LOC107980822 gene encoding uncharacterized protein LOC107980822 has product MYTYSNVSMLIGVDEYDVSPEGRTSSALSLPMTMPLKRIGNKPIRRYEEWDEKGKDSKISKIFQLTVTALSFLAFGGYLLTLIITAIRRNQNNNNQSNVIVLSSLQKIKRPKRNLYMYDPLEYDCDVEHLYRGMIMLSSDYSSHSIKNRF; this is encoded by the exons ATGTATACTTATTCGAATGTTTCAATGTTAATAGGCGTGGATGAGTATGACGTTTCTCCAGAAGGAAGGACGTCGTCAGCGTTATCATTGCCTATGACGATGCCATTGAAAAGAATCGGTAACAAGCCGATCCGTAGATATGAAGAATGGGACGAAAAAGGCAAAGATTCCAAGATATCTAAGATATTTCAGTTGACTGTGACAGCTCTATCATTTCTAGCTTTTGGCGGATACTTGCTAACTCTGATCATCACGGCTATAAGGCGCAATCAAAACAATAATAACCAGTCAAACGTCATCGTACTCTCG AGTTTGCAAAAGATTAAACGACCAAAGCGAAATCTCTACATGTATGATCCTCTAGAATACGATTGCGACGTGGAACATCTGTACAGAGGAATGATTATGCTATCAAGTGATTACAGTAGTCattcaataaaaaatcgattttaa
- the LOC107980658 gene encoding uncharacterized protein LOC107980658, protein MSSALVLYGTIWIFLISFACGSSEGVFDKIKAGLQNAKNYIETARDIADLVSKSLRPKIPPKKRGDEADFSEEYVKKDYEPTHLVSTFFRLLGLDSKKVTAVAVNSFIFFAQMISELFKLTPKVQRANTINEETNPLDPIQLMIDSENEKVQNLLKKAKDTDLPNQLIEHADSFDSSCIKLLLCKTSPFIWAAQNSLEASKKNNHHDITLWLPSKEKFEEYADECEDKHTDCELNFAL, encoded by the exons ATGTCCTCAGCCCTAGTTTTATATGGTACGATTTGGATATTTCTAATATCATTTGCTTGCGGCTCTTCCGAAg gtgtctttgataaaataaaagctgGTTTGCAGAATGctaaaaattatatagaaaCAGCCAGAGATATTGCAGACCTTGTTTCAAAGAGCTTGAGACCTAAAATACCACCGAAGAAACGAGGAGATGAAGCTGATTTTAGTGAAGAGTATGTGAAAAAGGATTACGAACCTACACATTTAGTATCTACTTTCTTTCGTTTGCTTGGATTAGATTCTAAAAAAGTGACCGCAGTTGCCGTTAATAGTTTTATATTCTTCGCCCAAATG ATTAGTGAACTTTTCAAATTAACTCCAAAAGTACAACGTGCCAATACTATAAATGAAGAAACAAATCCATTAGATCCAATTCAATTGATGATCGACAGCGAAAATGAAAAG GTGCAAAATCTATTAAAAAAAGCCAAAGATACAGATTTACCAAATCAGCTAATTGAGCATGCTGATAGTTTTGACTCATCATGCATAAAACTTCTACTATGTAAGACATCTCCCTTTATTTGGGCAGCTCAAAATTCACTAGAAgctagtaaaaaaaataaccacCACGATATTACATTATGGCTACcttcgaaagaaaaatttgaagAATACGCTGATGAATGTGAAGATAAACATACCGATTGTGAATTAAATTTTGCTCTATAA